A section of the Tamandua tetradactyla isolate mTamTet1 chromosome 4, mTamTet1.pri, whole genome shotgun sequence genome encodes:
- the LOC143681238 gene encoding mitochondrial ornithine transporter 1 isoform X2 encodes MKSNPAIQAAIDLTAGAAGGTACVLTGQPFDTMKVKMQTFPDLYRGLTDCCLKTYSQVGFRGFYKGTSPALIANIAENSVLFMCYGFCQQVVRKAAGLDRQAKLSDLQNATAGSFASAFAALVLCPTELVKCRLQTMYEMEASGKISRSHNTVGSVVKSILTKDGPLGFYQGLSSTLLREVPGYFCFFGGYELSRSFFASGRSKDELGPVPLMLSGGVGGICLWLVVYPVDCIKSRIQVLSMAGKQSGFLGTFVSVVKNEGEYMCNSRRLGLSVHVVFGAPYRWGGR; translated from the exons ATGAAGTCCAATCCTGCTATCCAAGCTGCCATCGACCTCACAGCAGGGGCCGCAG GGGGCACAGCATGCGTGCTGACTGGGCAGCCCTTCGACACGATGAAAGTGAAGATGCAGACATTTCCCGACCTGTACCGGGGGCTCACCGACTGCTGCCTCAAGACCTACTCCCAGGTGGGCTTCCGGGGCTTCTACAAGGGAACCAGCCCCGCTCTCATTGCCAACATCGCTGAGAACTCCGTCCTCTTCATGTGCTACGGCTTCTGCCAGCAGGTGGTGAGGAAGGCAGCCGGGTTGGACAGGCAGGCAAAGCTGAG CGACCTGCAGAATGCCACCGCCGGCTCCTTCGCCTCGGCCTTTGCCGCACTGGTACTCTGCCCGACTGAGCTCGTGAAGTGCCGCCTGCAGACCATGTACGAGATGGAGGCTTCGGGGAAGATCTCCAGGAGCCACAA TACAGTTGGGTCTGTCGTGAAGAGCATCCTCACAAAGGATGGCCCCCTTGGCTTCTACCAGGGTCTCTCCAGCACTTTACTACGAGAAGTACCGGGCTATTTCTGCTTCTTTGGTGGCTACGAATTGAGTCGGTCATTTTTTGCATCAGGGAGATCAAAAGATGAATTAG GCCCTGTCCCTTTGATGCTGAGCGGTGGAGTTGGTGGAATTTGCCTCTGGCTGGTCGTATACCCAGTGGATTGTATCAAATCCAGAATTCAGGTTCTTTCCATGGCTGgcaaacagtcagggtttcttggAACCTTTGTGAGTGTTGTGAAGAATGAAG